In Desulfuromonas sp. KJ2020, a single window of DNA contains:
- a CDS encoding cyclophilin-like fold protein, which translates to MKKRVFTFPLLWIALTTSAFSEETVSMKIKITAGKTVLTATMMDNATSRDFMSMLPLTLTLKDYAGTEKISDLPRKLSTQGAPSGSDPSAGDIALYAPWGNLAIFYKDFGYASGLIILGKIDSGVDKLCQLNGEVTFRQIE; encoded by the coding sequence ATGAAGAAAAGGGTATTTACGTTCCCGCTCCTATGGATCGCCTTGACCACCTCGGCATTCAGTGAGGAGACCGTCTCAATGAAAATAAAAATAACCGCAGGAAAGACAGTTCTGACCGCGACGATGATGGACAATGCAACCAGTCGCGACTTTATGTCGATGCTGCCGCTAACCCTGACGCTTAAAGATTATGCCGGCACGGAAAAAATCAGTGATCTGCCCAGAAAATTGTCCACGCAAGGGGCGCCCTCGGGCAGTGATCCTTCTGCGGGAGACATCGCCCTGTACGCCCCCTGGGGGAACCTGGCCATCTTTTATAAGGATTTCGGTTATGCCAGTGGTCTAATCATTCTAGGTAAAATCGATTCAGGAGTAGATAAACTTTGTCAACTCAATGGAGAAGTGACTTTTCGACAAATTGAATAG
- a CDS encoding cupin domain-containing protein produces MKQSSRYLAFCLILSAVGLSSPALAADPSQEIFAAGSQKSFKGPENLFTGDVQVDMLFPANETAHYSGAYVTFQPGARTAWHLHPAGQHMVVTSGVGLTGTRDGKIVTIKAGDAVWCPPDIDHWHGATPDSPMTHLVLTGDLDGKNVIWKEKVSDAQYLGK; encoded by the coding sequence ATGAAACAGTCATCACGTTATTTAGCCTTTTGCCTGATTCTTTCCGCCGTGGGACTTTCCAGCCCCGCGCTTGCCGCTGACCCGTCTCAGGAGATTTTTGCGGCCGGGTCACAAAAGTCTTTCAAGGGCCCGGAAAACCTCTTCACGGGGGATGTTCAGGTTGACATGCTGTTTCCCGCCAACGAAACGGCCCACTATTCGGGGGCTTATGTCACCTTTCAGCCTGGAGCCAGAACCGCCTGGCACCTTCATCCTGCAGGTCAGCACATGGTCGTGACTTCCGGTGTCGGTCTGACGGGAACGCGGGACGGGAAAATCGTGACCATCAAGGCCGGGGACGCCGTCTGGTGCCCGCCCGACATCGACCACTGGCACGGGGCCACACCCGATTCCCCCATGACACATCTCGTCCTGACCGGTGACCTCGATGGCAAGAATGTCATCTGGAAAGAAAAGGTCAGTGATGCCCAGTATCTGGGGAAGTAA
- a CDS encoding ferritin family protein gives MDVFRCRICTEPCLESVRPMHCPFCGARQEYIVPAEAYEPNAIAELSDKSRESLQKALAQQVDNSQFYRGASKVADDEEGAALFAAMAAQEARHAEIVCRILGLPAPEELRDTGSCSPSHKENRIEAGKRQTRLSKIYSKFLEDASEEGVREVLKAFIEIENDHLGLAG, from the coding sequence ATGGATGTTTTTCGCTGCAGGATATGCACCGAGCCGTGCCTCGAATCGGTCAGGCCCATGCACTGCCCCTTTTGTGGGGCCCGTCAGGAATACATTGTGCCGGCTGAGGCTTATGAGCCAAATGCTATTGCCGAACTGTCAGACAAGAGCCGCGAGTCTCTTCAGAAGGCCCTGGCCCAGCAGGTGGACAACAGCCAATTCTACCGGGGGGCTTCGAAGGTGGCCGACGATGAAGAGGGCGCCGCTCTTTTTGCCGCCATGGCGGCCCAGGAAGCCCGTCACGCCGAAATCGTCTGCCGCATCCTTGGTTTGCCCGCACCCGAAGAGTTGCGCGATACGGGGTCCTGTTCCCCCTCCCACAAAGAAAATAGGATCGAGGCCGGCAAGCGCCAGACGCGTCTATCCAAGATCTACTCCAAGTTTCTGGAGGATGCCAGCGAGGAAGGGGTTCGCGAGGTTCTCAAGGCCTTTATCGAAATTGAAAACGACCATCTCGGGCTGGCCGGATAG
- the uvrC gene encoding excinuclease ABC subunit UvrC, with translation MQDVDLKKYPTASGVYLMKEAGGAVLYVGKAKNLRARLRSYFSREGDGRAHIRFLMNKVDSIETIVTDTEKEALILENTLIKKHRPRYNINLRDDKTYVSLRLDLREEFPFLQVVRQVKRDGALYFGPFSSSSAVRETLKEIYRIFPLRHYPMEICRRRRRPCLFYQIGQCSAPCHGHISAEEYNHLVRGVVSLLSGRETEVIDMIRQRMRDASAALRFEEAARLRDQVRAIEETVERQKVWDAGGGDQDIFGLHREGGEVELAVLFIRQGKLIDRRSYNLEWRMDDDELLSSFLQEFYGRDILIPDAVLLPFLPADSDTLSEWLGDRKGKKVALAAPQRGDRRALVEMAGRNALEAFRERGSRREARERVLEEIRDRLQLSRLPQRMECFDISNVQGSFSVGSMVVAIDGEPASEAYRHFRIRTVEGADDYASLREVVRRRLSRGLKEGELPDFILIDGGKGQLAVLSAVLDELGLQERIDIAGIAKSRVISNVRGKAVERSEERFFRPGRKNPVLLRQGGAALFMLERLRDEAHRFAITHHRKVRKKATLRSTLDEVPGVGKARRQLLLKHFGSLKKIRDASLEQLQEVPGLPRQVAEEVHAFLHRSKTPS, from the coding sequence ATGCAGGACGTCGACCTGAAAAAATATCCCACCGCGTCCGGCGTCTACCTCATGAAGGAGGCGGGCGGAGCGGTCCTCTATGTGGGCAAGGCCAAGAACCTGCGCGCCCGTTTGCGCAGTTATTTCTCCCGGGAGGGCGACGGCCGCGCCCACATCCGCTTTCTGATGAACAAGGTCGATAGCATCGAGACCATTGTGACGGATACGGAAAAAGAGGCCCTGATTCTCGAAAACACCCTGATCAAGAAACACCGCCCCCGTTACAACATCAACCTGCGGGACGACAAAACCTATGTTTCCCTGCGATTGGACCTGCGGGAGGAATTCCCCTTTCTGCAGGTGGTGCGCCAGGTCAAACGTGACGGCGCCCTCTATTTTGGACCCTTCTCCTCCTCCTCGGCTGTGCGCGAGACCCTGAAGGAGATCTATCGCATCTTCCCCCTGCGCCACTATCCCATGGAAATCTGCCGCCGGCGCCGACGCCCCTGTCTGTTCTACCAGATCGGCCAGTGCAGCGCGCCCTGTCATGGTCATATCAGTGCCGAAGAGTACAACCATCTGGTGCGTGGTGTGGTTTCCCTGCTGTCAGGGAGGGAAACCGAGGTGATCGACATGATTCGCCAGCGCATGCGGGACGCCTCGGCCGCCCTGCGCTTTGAGGAGGCCGCGCGGCTGCGGGACCAGGTCCGGGCCATCGAGGAGACCGTGGAGCGTCAGAAAGTGTGGGATGCCGGCGGCGGCGACCAGGATATTTTCGGCCTGCACCGCGAAGGGGGGGAAGTCGAGCTGGCCGTCCTCTTCATCCGCCAGGGTAAACTCATTGACCGCCGCAGCTACAATCTGGAGTGGCGGATGGATGACGATGAGCTCCTCTCCTCCTTTCTGCAGGAATTCTACGGGCGGGATATTCTCATTCCCGATGCGGTTCTGTTGCCCTTTCTGCCGGCGGACAGCGATACCCTCTCCGAGTGGCTGGGCGATCGCAAGGGCAAAAAAGTGGCTTTGGCGGCACCGCAGCGCGGGGACCGGCGCGCCCTGGTGGAGATGGCGGGCCGCAACGCCCTGGAGGCTTTTCGGGAGCGGGGCAGCCGGCGTGAGGCGCGGGAGCGGGTGCTGGAAGAGATTCGCGACCGGCTGCAGCTGAGCCGGTTGCCGCAGCGGATGGAATGCTTCGATATTTCCAATGTGCAGGGAAGTTTCAGCGTGGGGAGCATGGTCGTTGCTATCGATGGCGAACCGGCCAGTGAGGCCTACCGTCACTTCCGCATCCGCACCGTCGAGGGCGCGGATGACTACGCCTCTCTGCGCGAAGTGGTGCGCCGTCGTCTCAGTCGGGGTCTAAAGGAAGGAGAACTGCCGGATTTTATTCTGATTGACGGCGGCAAAGGGCAGCTGGCCGTGCTCTCGGCGGTTCTCGATGAGCTGGGGCTGCAGGAGCGCATCGATATCGCCGGCATTGCCAAGAGCCGGGTAATCAGCAACGTACGAGGCAAGGCGGTGGAGCGCAGCGAGGAACGATTTTTTCGGCCGGGGAGGAAAAACCCCGTCCTGCTGCGTCAGGGAGGCGCTGCGCTCTTCATGCTGGAACGGTTGCGGGACGAGGCCCACCGCTTCGCCATCACACACCATCGCAAGGTGCGCAAAAAAGCCACGCTTCGCTCCACGCTGGATGAGGTGCCTGGGGTCGGCAAAGCCAGACGCCAGCTGCTATTGAAACACTTCGGCAGTCTGAAAAAAATCCGCGACGCCTCACTCGAGCAGCTGCAGGAGGTCCCTGGTCTGCCACGCCAGGTGGCCGAGGAGGTGCACGCCTTTTTGCATCGGTCGAAAACCCCTTCCTGA
- a CDS encoding carboxymuconolactone decarboxylase family protein yields the protein MKTAIIALLIVSLPITGLAFGAEGDVMEKHRALDQKQESIMTIAAFTANGDLAKLKASLNEGLDAGLSVNEIKEILVQMYAYAGFPRSLNGLGTFMAVMDERQAKGIKDVMGKEASPLPADLNRDEYGAKVRAQLGGLDKIPPPAKWQEFSPVIDSFLKEHLFADIFVRDVLTFQQRELATIAALSSMPGLDGPLSFHLGAAMNTGMTEAQMEDFIAVIQSRVGAREAENANQVLEKVLAARAAK from the coding sequence ATGAAAACAGCCATCATTGCCCTTTTGATTGTTTCGCTGCCCATAACGGGTCTGGCATTTGGCGCGGAAGGAGACGTTATGGAAAAACATCGTGCGTTGGATCAAAAACAGGAAAGTATCATGACCATCGCCGCATTTACCGCCAACGGCGATCTCGCCAAGCTGAAAGCCTCGTTGAACGAAGGCCTGGATGCAGGCCTGAGCGTCAACGAGATCAAAGAGATCCTGGTGCAAATGTATGCGTACGCCGGTTTTCCCCGCAGCCTAAATGGGCTTGGCACCTTCATGGCGGTCATGGATGAACGGCAGGCCAAAGGTATTAAAGATGTCATGGGAAAGGAGGCGAGCCCGCTCCCAGCAGACCTGAACCGGGATGAGTATGGCGCAAAAGTGCGCGCTCAACTGGGCGGGTTGGACAAGATTCCCCCTCCGGCTAAGTGGCAGGAGTTCTCGCCGGTTATCGATAGCTTCCTGAAAGAGCATCTGTTTGCGGATATCTTTGTCCGGGACGTGCTGACGTTTCAGCAAAGAGAGCTGGCGACCATCGCCGCCCTGTCCAGCATGCCCGGATTGGATGGCCCACTCAGTTTTCACCTCGGGGCAGCCATGAATACCGGCATGACCGAAGCGCAGATGGAAGATTTCATCGCGGTGATTCAGTCCAGAGTTGGTGCGAGGGAAGCAGAAAATGCCAACCAGGTCTTGGAAAAGGTCCTGGCTGCCCGAGCTGCAAAATAA
- a CDS encoding cupin domain-containing protein — protein sequence MNMSEDLKNSVIFDRGELNPYGKYFTGTSYLNMLSLEGVVMGNVTFEPGCINNWHIHKADKGGGQILLVTGGRGWYQEEGKDAQALQAGDVVHIPAGVKHWHGAAKDSWFVHISVEIPGDNKSNEWLEPVDQDAYGKLK from the coding sequence ATGAACATGAGTGAAGATTTAAAAAATAGCGTGATTTTTGACCGGGGAGAACTGAACCCTTACGGCAAATATTTCACCGGCACCAGCTACCTCAATATGCTGAGTCTCGAAGGGGTCGTCATGGGCAACGTCACCTTTGAACCTGGCTGCATCAATAACTGGCATATCCACAAAGCGGATAAGGGTGGGGGCCAGATCCTCTTGGTGACCGGCGGACGCGGCTGGTATCAGGAGGAAGGCAAGGACGCACAGGCGCTGCAAGCCGGAGACGTCGTCCATATCCCCGCCGGAGTCAAGCACTGGCACGGGGCAGCCAAAGACAGCTGGTTTGTGCACATTTCCGTTGAAATACCCGGAGATAACAAGTCGAACGAGTGGCTCGAGCCCGTGGATCAAGACGCTTACGGCAAGCTGAAATAA
- a CDS encoding AraC family transcriptional regulator: protein MEMEANISTDDIIKWDAVQKALASSIARWTANCGEYQGGIPGLILLRHEAPTEPRIGLTEPSICMIAQGAKRIHLEDESFDYDAHNYLLSSIHLPSTYQVTTACPDEPYLGLVLKFDMRELSQLMIDSHLPSPRSKGVDRGMATGEVTLPLLSAVQKLVALLDTPADIPILAPLLHREILYRLLVSEQGDKLRQIASAGSRTHQVARALDWLKSNYSQQLKIEELAAMANMSPSSFHSHFRSMTSFSPLQYQKHLRLQEARRLMLAEDLDATRAAFQVGYESSSQFSREYSRLFGAPPLRDVAKLRHAEAGQPN from the coding sequence ATGGAAATGGAAGCAAATATCAGCACCGATGACATCATAAAATGGGATGCCGTGCAAAAGGCACTGGCCTCAAGCATTGCTCGATGGACCGCAAATTGTGGTGAGTACCAAGGCGGAATACCCGGGCTTATCCTCCTTCGCCACGAGGCACCAACCGAGCCGAGGATTGGCCTGACCGAGCCGAGCATCTGCATGATCGCGCAAGGGGCCAAACGGATACATCTCGAAGATGAGTCGTTTGATTATGATGCCCACAACTACCTGCTCTCCTCGATACACCTACCCTCCACCTATCAGGTCACGACAGCCTGCCCTGACGAACCCTACCTGGGCCTTGTCCTGAAATTTGACATGCGAGAACTGTCGCAGCTCATGATTGACAGCCATTTGCCCTCCCCCCGCTCCAAGGGGGTCGATCGCGGGATGGCAACCGGCGAAGTCACCCTGCCGCTTCTCAGCGCGGTTCAAAAGCTCGTCGCTCTCCTCGACACCCCGGCGGACATCCCCATCCTTGCCCCTTTGCTGCACAGGGAAATCCTGTATCGCCTCCTCGTCAGCGAGCAGGGAGACAAATTGCGCCAAATCGCCTCGGCAGGGAGTCGCACCCATCAGGTGGCACGCGCCCTCGACTGGCTCAAGAGCAACTATTCACAGCAACTGAAGATCGAGGAACTTGCCGCCATGGCGAACATGAGTCCCTCAAGTTTCCATAGCCACTTTCGATCCATGACCTCGTTCAGCCCTCTCCAATACCAGAAACACCTCCGCCTTCAGGAAGCCAGGCGCCTCATGCTGGCCGAGGATCTGGATGCGACCAGGGCGGCGTTCCAGGTTGGCTATGAAAGCTCATCGCAGTTCAGCCGTGAATACAGTCGCCTGTTTGGCGCGCCCCCCTTACGCGATGTCGCGAAATTGCGGCATGCAGAAGCCGGACAACCCAACTAG
- a CDS encoding cyclic nucleotide-binding domain-containing protein, whose amino-acid sequence MNPLWGNIFRKKSEEESLAYLLGTIPLFTDLNGREIRLLESLVHIRHYDAGETIFKEGDPGSGLYIIRSGRVRIFHLSPSGQEEEVTILGPGDFFGETTLTAPASRTASARALENAELVGLFRADLMEVIPKHLGLANKILMGLTRCISERLHSASYEIRRLKAQLESAATERESAGLPE is encoded by the coding sequence GTGAATCCGCTGTGGGGCAATATTTTTCGTAAAAAATCCGAGGAAGAGTCCCTGGCCTACCTGCTGGGCACCATCCCCCTCTTTACCGATCTCAACGGGCGGGAGATTCGTCTGCTCGAATCCCTCGTCCACATCCGCCACTACGATGCCGGCGAGACGATTTTCAAAGAAGGCGATCCAGGCAGCGGTCTCTACATCATACGTTCCGGTCGCGTTCGCATTTTTCACCTGTCCCCGTCAGGGCAGGAGGAGGAAGTAACCATCCTCGGCCCCGGCGATTTTTTCGGCGAAACAACCCTCACCGCTCCGGCCAGCAGAACCGCTTCGGCCCGGGCGTTGGAAAATGCCGAACTGGTGGGGCTTTTTCGCGCCGACCTGATGGAGGTGATCCCCAAGCATCTCGGCCTGGCCAACAAAATCCTCATGGGACTGACCCGCTGCATCAGTGAGAGACTTCACAGTGCCAGCTATGAAATCCGTCGCCTCAAAGCCCAGCTCGAATCAGCCGCGACGGAGCGTGAATCGGCAGGGTTGCCCGAATGA
- a CDS encoding AI-2E family transporter — MTDSRKLTRPQIVLLYLVLTAGIASGLAIFSSATNVFGLLRTATAGLILPLLLAMITAFLLDPLVKYLERDHISRTFSIFIVYLLISSALYLAARWLVPQWVDMWNSLRTDIPRYAGNLVAFVKEVQLSLQARLPMIQGYEFTSKARDLIEGVVGYLLVQTPKSALRLGSLLILVPLFSFFFLRDGRKILRSTISLAPNRQFEMLHDLSFHISQQMAHFIRGRILEAFIVGVVVAVGLSFTDIRYAPLLGLFAGVTNLVPYIGPIVGMIPGLLIALTDLGMGGQFWWIVMVYVLIAQVIVDNFILIPILISRVSNLHPLWVLLAIIMGGKLYGVLGMIIGVPIASIIKIAILETRHYRRTFQLPEQIAEPDRHH; from the coding sequence ATGACTGACTCGAGAAAACTGACCCGCCCGCAAATCGTTCTTCTCTATCTGGTACTGACGGCCGGCATCGCCAGCGGTCTGGCCATCTTCTCCTCGGCCACCAATGTCTTCGGCCTGCTGAGAACGGCGACGGCCGGCCTGATCCTTCCCCTGCTGCTGGCCATGATCACCGCCTTTCTGCTTGACCCCCTGGTCAAATACCTCGAGAGGGATCACATCAGTCGGACGTTCAGCATTTTTATCGTCTACCTGCTCATTTCCTCGGCCCTTTACCTGGCCGCCCGCTGGCTGGTCCCCCAATGGGTGGATATGTGGAACTCCCTGCGAACGGACATTCCACGTTATGCCGGCAACCTCGTCGCCTTTGTGAAAGAGGTGCAGTTGAGCCTGCAGGCCCGCCTGCCCATGATCCAGGGCTACGAATTTACCAGCAAAGCCCGCGACCTGATCGAAGGGGTCGTCGGCTACCTGCTGGTGCAGACCCCCAAATCGGCTCTTCGCTTGGGCAGTCTGCTGATCCTGGTGCCGCTCTTTTCCTTTTTTTTCCTGCGCGATGGCCGCAAGATTCTGCGATCCACGATTTCTCTGGCCCCCAACCGCCAGTTTGAAATGCTGCACGACCTCTCCTTTCACATCAGCCAGCAGATGGCGCACTTCATCCGCGGGCGCATTCTCGAAGCCTTTATCGTCGGCGTCGTGGTAGCCGTAGGGCTGTCCTTCACCGACATCCGCTATGCGCCTCTGCTGGGGCTCTTTGCCGGGGTTACCAACCTGGTGCCCTATATCGGCCCCATCGTCGGCATGATACCCGGCCTGCTCATCGCCTTGACCGACCTTGGCATGGGTGGTCAGTTCTGGTGGATCGTCATGGTTTATGTCCTGATCGCGCAGGTGATCGTCGACAATTTCATCCTCATCCCCATTCTCATTTCCCGCGTTTCCAACCTTCACCCCCTCTGGGTCCTGCTGGCCATCATCATGGGCGGCAAACTCTATGGGGTTCTGGGTATGATCATCGGGGTGCCCATCGCCAGCATCATCAAAATCGCTATTCTGGAGACGCGTCATTATCGCCGGACGTTCCAGTTACCCGAGCAGATCGCCGAACCCGATCGCCATCACTGA
- a CDS encoding iron-containing alcohol dehydrogenase — protein sequence MQDFTFYNPTRIEFGKGKEANIGSYIKAFSVGSVLVLYGSERIKKEGLFGRVTASLEEQGVRYQALGGVVSNPVIRLVRDAVKVVKEHNLQGIVAVGGGSVADSAKAIAAGATYDGDVWDFFIGKAVVEGAIPVFTVMTLAATGSEMNPYGVVTNEETRQKYSLGGPSLYPKVSVINPELMATVTPDYLAYSAVDIFAHCLDLYFTAKVFPEFTATLIENILETVLRTTDVLMDNPGDYDARGEFAWASTMALNGNTFVGVSGNTFDTHMIEHAMGALHGIPHGAGLSVVLPAWMQAIKNDNPARFERFANKVFGVAGADGGIAKLTEWFSAIGAPVTFAQAGLSADDVDPIAENAFGNAKLWGMDPLYPQQRIADILKLAVK from the coding sequence ATGCAGGATTTTACTTTCTACAATCCTACAAGAATCGAATTTGGCAAAGGCAAAGAAGCCAACATCGGGTCATATATCAAGGCGTTCAGCGTCGGCAGCGTGCTGGTGTTGTATGGATCGGAGAGGATCAAAAAGGAGGGTCTCTTCGGGCGCGTTACCGCATCCCTCGAAGAACAAGGCGTCCGCTACCAAGCGCTGGGCGGTGTTGTCAGCAACCCGGTTATCCGCCTGGTGCGCGACGCCGTCAAGGTCGTCAAGGAGCACAACCTGCAAGGCATCGTGGCCGTCGGTGGCGGCTCGGTGGCCGATTCCGCCAAGGCCATTGCGGCTGGCGCCACGTATGACGGCGACGTCTGGGACTTTTTCATCGGCAAGGCCGTCGTTGAAGGCGCCATTCCCGTTTTTACCGTCATGACTCTGGCGGCCACCGGCAGCGAAATGAATCCCTATGGCGTGGTGACCAACGAGGAGACCCGGCAGAAATACAGTCTCGGGGGTCCTTCACTCTACCCGAAGGTCTCTGTCATCAACCCGGAGCTGATGGCCACCGTTACGCCCGACTATCTGGCGTACTCCGCCGTCGACATTTTTGCCCACTGCCTCGACCTCTATTTTACCGCCAAGGTGTTTCCGGAATTTACAGCTACTCTGATCGAAAACATCCTGGAAACCGTGCTCCGCACCACCGATGTGCTGATGGACAACCCTGGCGATTATGATGCGCGTGGAGAATTTGCCTGGGCCTCGACGATGGCGCTTAATGGCAACACCTTTGTCGGCGTTTCGGGCAACACGTTCGACACCCACATGATCGAGCACGCCATGGGCGCCCTTCACGGCATCCCCCACGGTGCAGGCCTCTCCGTCGTGCTCCCCGCCTGGATGCAGGCGATCAAGAACGATAATCCAGCGCGCTTTGAGCGCTTTGCAAACAAGGTTTTCGGCGTGGCTGGCGCCGATGGCGGCATTGCCAAACTGACCGAATGGTTCAGCGCCATCGGGGCCCCGGTCACCTTTGCACAGGCCGGACTTTCTGCAGACGACGTTGACCCGATAGCCGAGAATGCGTTCGGCAACGCCAAGCTCTGGGGCATGGATCCGCTTTACCCCCAGCAGAGGATTGCTGACATTCTCAAGCTGGCTGTGAAATAA
- a CDS encoding alpha/beta hydrolase — MNAHFAETLTISLLCLALAIPGVAFAAKSPEWDKTFPKSDKVNHEKVSYKNRFGITVSADRYLPKGLDPSQKHPAIVVGTPYGGVKEQGAGIYAQTLAERGFVTIAFDESYNGESGGQPRRVSSPDIFVEDFSAGVDYLGTLPFVDRNRIGAIGLCGSGAFAITAAQVDHRIKAVATASMYDMCRLMRYGWKDAMTDEQRHQTLDQLAEQRWKDVDNGTPELTPAFPSEQADTIPEGLDPITSEFFEYYAMKRGHHPNSIAAFTRTSALSFMNFPLMDHIQSISPRPILFIMGEKAHSRYYTEDAFERAAEPKQLYIVPGARHIDLYDKIDMIPFDTLTSFFTEALR; from the coding sequence ATGAACGCACATTTTGCAGAGACCCTCACGATATCCTTGCTGTGCCTGGCCCTGGCCATCCCCGGCGTGGCCTTTGCCGCCAAAAGTCCGGAGTGGGATAAAACGTTCCCGAAGAGCGACAAGGTGAACCACGAAAAGGTGTCCTACAAAAACCGCTTTGGGATCACCGTATCCGCCGACAGGTACCTGCCGAAGGGGTTGGATCCATCCCAAAAGCATCCCGCCATTGTCGTGGGCACCCCTTATGGAGGGGTCAAGGAACAGGGCGCCGGTATTTATGCCCAGACCCTGGCCGAGCGCGGCTTTGTGACGATCGCCTTCGACGAGTCCTACAACGGCGAGAGCGGCGGTCAACCTCGCCGGGTTTCGTCCCCCGATATTTTCGTCGAGGACTTCAGTGCGGGCGTTGACTACCTGGGTACGCTCCCCTTTGTCGATAGAAACCGAATCGGCGCGATCGGTCTTTGTGGCAGCGGGGCCTTCGCCATTACGGCAGCCCAGGTTGACCACCGCATCAAAGCGGTTGCGACGGCAAGCATGTACGACATGTGCCGCCTGATGCGCTACGGTTGGAAGGATGCGATGACCGACGAGCAACGCCATCAGACCCTTGACCAGCTGGCCGAACAGCGCTGGAAAGACGTGGATAACGGTACCCCGGAATTGACCCCGGCCTTTCCCAGTGAACAGGCCGATACGATCCCGGAGGGACTCGATCCGATCACCAGCGAGTTCTTCGAGTATTACGCAATGAAGCGCGGGCACCACCCCAATTCCATCGCCGCCTTCACCAGGACGAGCGCCCTGTCCTTTATGAATTTCCCGTTGATGGACCACATCCAGTCCATCTCGCCACGCCCCATCCTCTTCATCATGGGCGAAAAAGCGCACTCCCGCTACTATACCGAAGATGCGTTTGAAAGGGCCGCTGAGCCCAAGCAACTCTATATCGTCCCCGGGGCAAGACATATCGACCTGTATGATAAAATCGACATGATCCCGTTCGACACGTTGACGTCCTTTTTTACCGAAGCCCTGAGATAA